Proteins encoded within one genomic window of Tidjanibacter massiliensis:
- a CDS encoding FimB/Mfa2 family fimbrial subunit, translated as MSSLTLFCFGEDGNLLVRRNFTASELAARKTTFSLPRTAAGQSVDFYAIGNTAVGSDVTTKAALLALAETAPSTYNGTFSDVTSKSLRSGGFLMSGYATQTIESGDTPTQVAITLKRDVAKIAVQTSLSSDFSSRYPGAVKITSAKISRAASQTPYFTGTAKPGAMTFTHTQTPGSTSAKFNNLFYVFENGALGTGSRVLLTLDGIYDRDGDFSTEEDQVAVGYQVELAGASNNGQLVRNGYYRVAVGIAGLAGQDVVADITVANWETPTTQNINLGQ; from the coding sequence TTGTCGTCGCTCACGCTCTTCTGTTTCGGCGAGGACGGCAACCTGCTCGTGCGACGTAATTTCACCGCGAGCGAACTCGCAGCCCGAAAAACCACGTTTTCTCTTCCGCGTACCGCAGCCGGTCAGAGCGTCGATTTTTACGCCATCGGCAACACCGCCGTCGGTAGTGACGTAACGACCAAAGCGGCACTGCTGGCACTGGCGGAAACCGCTCCCTCCACATACAACGGTACATTCTCCGATGTCACGTCCAAAAGCCTGCGCTCCGGCGGCTTTCTCATGTCGGGCTATGCGACCCAGACCATCGAATCGGGAGACACACCGACCCAAGTAGCCATTACCCTCAAGCGCGACGTGGCCAAAATCGCCGTACAGACATCGCTGTCTTCCGACTTCTCGTCGCGTTATCCGGGAGCAGTCAAAATCACTTCGGCCAAAATCTCACGGGCTGCTTCGCAGACGCCTTATTTTACTGGTACAGCTAAACCCGGTGCCATGACCTTCACCCATACCCAGACTCCGGGTAGTACATCGGCTAAGTTCAACAACTTGTTTTACGTGTTTGAAAACGGAGCGCTGGGGACCGGCAGCCGTGTTCTGCTGACGCTCGACGGCATCTACGACCGCGACGGCGACTTTTCAACCGAAGAGGACCAGGTCGCTGTCGGCTATCAGGTCGAACTCGCAGGGGCAAGTAACAACGGACAGCTTGTGCGTAACGGTTACTATCGTGTTGCGGTAGGCATTGCAGGGCTGGCCGGACAGGATGTAGTCGCCGACATCACGGTTGCGAATTGGGAAACTCCTACGACTCAGAATATCAATTTAGGCCAATAA